A window of the Janthinobacterium agaricidamnosum NBRC 102515 = DSM 9628 genome harbors these coding sequences:
- a CDS encoding dicarboxylate/amino acid:cation symporter — protein sequence MLRKLHLDKLYLQVLVAIAIGIVLGHVAPSVGADMKPLGDGFVKLIRMIIGPIIFCSVVSGIAGMKGVGQLGRVAGKAFIYFEIVSTFALLIGLAATHLLRPGAGFNIDPATLDAKAVASYVSKAHGPGATEFFLHLIPDTLASAFVQGDILQILVVAILFGVALSALGETGKRINDWIDGLSQVLFGIVKLITRLAPIGAFGAIAFTIGKYGVVSLIPMLKLIFTLYLTCFLFVVIVLGGIAKWCGFSIFRFLAYIKEELLVVLGTSSGESVLPQMMSKLEKMGCAKSVVGLVIPTGYSFNLDGTNIYMTMGVLFIAQALNIELSWSQQLSIIAIAMLMSKGASGVTGAAFITLAATLAVVPAVPVAGLVLILGVNRFLSECVALTNVTGNGVATVVVSAWEGKLDRDAMRLALGGPPQAREPGPAGTA from the coding sequence ATGCTACGCAAACTTCATCTGGATAAACTCTACCTCCAGGTGCTGGTCGCCATCGCGATCGGCATCGTGCTGGGCCATGTCGCGCCATCCGTCGGCGCCGACATGAAGCCGCTCGGCGACGGCTTCGTCAAGCTGATACGGATGATCATCGGACCGATCATCTTTTGTTCCGTGGTCAGCGGCATCGCCGGCATGAAAGGCGTCGGCCAACTGGGCCGCGTGGCCGGCAAGGCGTTCATTTATTTTGAAATCGTGTCCACCTTCGCGCTGCTGATCGGCCTGGCCGCGACGCATCTGCTGCGGCCCGGCGCCGGCTTCAATATCGATCCGGCCACGCTCGACGCCAAGGCGGTCGCCTCGTACGTATCGAAGGCGCACGGCCCGGGCGCCACCGAATTTTTCCTGCACCTGATTCCCGACACGCTGGCATCGGCCTTCGTGCAGGGCGACATCCTGCAAATCCTGGTGGTGGCGATCCTGTTCGGCGTCGCCTTGAGCGCGCTGGGTGAAACAGGCAAGCGTATCAATGACTGGATCGACGGTTTGTCGCAAGTATTGTTTGGCATCGTCAAGCTGATCACCCGCCTTGCGCCGATCGGCGCGTTCGGCGCGATCGCCTTCACCATCGGCAAATACGGCGTGGTGTCGCTGATACCGATGCTGAAACTGATCTTCACGCTGTACCTGACGTGTTTCCTGTTTGTCGTCATCGTGCTGGGCGGCATCGCCAAATGGTGCGGCTTCAGCATCTTCCGCTTCCTCGCCTACATCAAGGAAGAATTGCTGGTGGTGCTGGGCACCAGTTCCGGCGAATCGGTATTGCCGCAAATGATGTCCAAGCTGGAAAAAATGGGCTGCGCCAAATCGGTGGTCGGACTGGTGATACCAACCGGCTATTCGTTCAACCTGGACGGCACCAATATCTACATGACGATGGGCGTGCTGTTCATCGCCCAGGCGCTGAATATCGAACTGAGCTGGAGCCAGCAATTGAGCATCATCGCCATCGCCATGCTGATGTCCAAGGGCGCCAGCGGCGTCACCGGCGCCGCCTTCATCACGCTGGCGGCGACGCTGGCCGTGGTGCCGGCGGTGCCGGTGGCGGGACTGGTGCTGATCCTCGGCGTCAATCGCTTCCTCAGCGAATGCGTCGCGCTGACCAATGTGACCGGCAACGGCGTGGCCACGGTGGTGGTGTCGGCCTGGGAAGGCAAGCTGGACCGCGATGCGATGCGCCTGGCGCTGGGCGGTCCGCCGCAGGCCCGCGAACCTGGCCCCGCAGGCACGGCTTGA
- a CDS encoding amidase has protein sequence MASATLTEPAYSGAFVSEGFGIAPPVAIYSDELGGLRLAAKDVFALAGQRIGAGNPAWLAGQQPASGSALAIELLLGAGAAWVGKTVTDELAFSLMGINRHYGTPVNPASPLRLPGGSSSGSAVAVAAGHADIALGTDCGGSCRLPASYCGIWGIRPTQGVIAKNGCFALAHSFDTVGWFAADGASLGAVFKVLAQQEIPSKHAAVLHISDDALAGCSPAVNRAFEAALADLAARFDKRHVPSGRLPLPPWAQAHRVLQSAEIWQQHGAWVTAHGDSLGSDVRRRFDNAAAVTRQDVSSQQIVRIQAMTTLTALLPGLHDFLLLPTAPDIAPLCDASDATLDHHRINAQHLLCIAGLAGLPQVSMPWIQIDGAPVGLSLIGCRGNDAGLIAAAQAVHATLAG, from the coding sequence ATGGCCTCCGCCACCCTGACCGAGCCCGCCTATTCGGGCGCCTTCGTCAGCGAGGGCTTCGGCATCGCTCCCCCGGTAGCGATTTATTCCGACGAACTGGGCGGCTTGCGGCTGGCCGCCAAGGACGTGTTCGCGCTGGCCGGCCAGCGCATCGGCGCCGGCAATCCGGCATGGCTGGCCGGCCAGCAGCCGGCGTCCGGCTCGGCGCTGGCCATCGAGCTGCTGCTGGGCGCCGGCGCGGCCTGGGTCGGCAAGACCGTCACCGACGAACTGGCATTCAGCCTGATGGGCATCAACCGGCACTACGGCACGCCGGTCAATCCGGCCAGCCCGCTGCGGCTCCCCGGCGGCTCGTCGTCCGGTTCGGCCGTCGCGGTAGCGGCCGGCCACGCCGATATCGCGCTCGGCACCGATTGCGGTGGTTCCTGCCGCCTGCCGGCCAGCTATTGCGGCATCTGGGGCATACGCCCGACGCAGGGCGTGATCGCCAAGAACGGCTGTTTTGCGCTGGCGCACAGCTTCGATACCGTGGGCTGGTTCGCCGCCGACGGCGCCAGCCTGGGCGCGGTATTCAAGGTACTGGCACAGCAGGAGATACCGTCAAAACACGCTGCCGTGCTGCATATCTCGGACGATGCGCTGGCCGGGTGCTCGCCCGCCGTCAACCGCGCGTTTGAAGCGGCGCTGGCCGACCTGGCCGCGCGCTTCGACAAGCGGCATGTGCCATCGGGACGATTGCCACTGCCGCCATGGGCGCAAGCGCATCGGGTGCTGCAATCGGCTGAAATCTGGCAACAGCACGGCGCCTGGGTCACCGCGCACGGCGACAGCCTGGGATCCGACGTGCGGCGCCGTTTTGACAACGCGGCAGCGGTGACGCGGCAAGACGTTTCCAGTCAACAAATTGTGCGCATACAAGCGATGACCACGCTGACAGCCTTGCTGCCGGGATTGCACGACTTCCTGCTGCTGCCGACCGCGCCCGACATCGCCCCGCTATGCGATGCGAGCGACGCCACGCTCGACCATCACCGGATCAATGCGCAACACCTGCTGTGCATCGCCGGCCTGGCCGGCTTGCCGCAAGTAAGCATGCCGTGGATACAAATCGACGGTGCGCCCGTCGGCCTGTCGCTGATCGGCTGCCGCGGCAACGATGCCGGCCTGATCGCGGCGGCGCAAGCGGTCCATGCGACGCTTGCCGGCTGA
- a CDS encoding LysR family transcriptional regulator — MSTRYELTDLKIFLAVADEGSLTRGALRCHLASSTVSLRLKGLEDAVGTPLFVREPRGVTLTQAGLIMLDHVRRCNAQLEQMHADLSPFVAGLAQRVTLFANNNVISSFLPHDLARFFEANRQVRVTLEERMGTETVAAVASGRADLGIVTVTSDEPSLQFIRYREDRFVLVAPRSYGFDGMAAMRFRRCLDYPFISLQNGTSLHAFLTNQASALGQTLDIRVQVSSHRSILNLVAAGAGLTIVPLSTLAADDHRQLAVIALEDEWALRHHRICVRRDTLQQNAMVRTLIDTLTVSAPLFMVSAARSD, encoded by the coding sequence TTGTCGACCCGTTATGAACTGACCGATCTGAAAATCTTTCTTGCCGTGGCCGACGAGGGCAGCCTGACGCGCGGCGCGTTGCGCTGCCACTTGGCGTCGTCGACGGTCAGCCTGCGCCTGAAGGGATTGGAAGACGCCGTCGGCACGCCGCTGTTCGTGCGCGAGCCGCGCGGCGTGACGCTGACGCAAGCCGGCTTGATCATGCTCGACCATGTGCGGCGCTGCAATGCGCAGCTGGAGCAGATGCACGCCGACCTGTCGCCGTTTGTCGCCGGATTGGCGCAACGGGTGACGCTGTTCGCCAACAACAATGTGATCAGCTCTTTTTTGCCGCACGACCTGGCGCGTTTTTTTGAAGCCAACCGGCAAGTCCGGGTCACGCTGGAAGAGCGCATGGGGACCGAGACCGTGGCCGCCGTTGCCAGCGGCCGCGCCGATCTCGGCATCGTCACGGTGACGTCCGACGAACCGTCGCTGCAATTCATCCGATACCGCGAAGACCGCTTCGTGCTGGTGGCGCCGCGCTCATACGGTTTCGATGGCATGGCCGCGATGCGTTTCCGGCGCTGCCTCGACTATCCGTTTATCTCGCTGCAAAACGGCACCAGCCTGCATGCTTTTTTGACGAACCAGGCGTCGGCGCTCGGGCAGACGCTGGATATCCGGGTGCAGGTGTCCAGCCACCGTTCGATCCTGAACCTGGTGGCAGCCGGCGCCGGGCTGACCATCGTGCCGCTGTCGACCCTGGCCGCTGACGATCACCGGCAACTGGCGGTGATCGCGCTGGAAGACGAATGGGCCTTGCGCCACCATCGCATCTGCGTGCGCCGCGACACCTTGCAGCAGAATGCGATGGTGCGCACGCTGATCGATACATTGACGGTGTCGGCGCCGCTGTTTA